A portion of the uncultured Draconibacterium sp. genome contains these proteins:
- a CDS encoding N(4)-(beta-N-acetylglucosaminyl)-L-asparaginase, giving the protein MLSRRSFLAKSSLVLAGSGLATKAFSNTIFDSTKKYPVVISTWNHGMPANEAAWQVLSAGGHSLDAVEAGVRVPEADPNVITVGKGGIPDASGKVTLDACIMDEKGRAGSVTYLQKIVHPISVARLVMEKTPHVMLSGKGALKFALDNGFEKEKLLTKARKKEWKKWKKENKEFSNRINIENVTEDNHDTIGMLAIDDEGRISGACTTSGMGYKMPGRVGDSPIIGAGLFVDGEVGGATATGSGELVMKTLGSFLVVELMRGGMSPDRACEEAVRRIAKKIPDYQNHQIGYIALNTKGEYGSFCIQPGFNYAVKTVDKTELVEAEAWLKKL; this is encoded by the coding sequence ATGTTATCACGTCGTTCCTTTTTGGCAAAAAGCTCGCTGGTATTGGCAGGTTCCGGTTTGGCTACTAAAGCGTTTTCAAATACAATTTTTGACTCAACTAAGAAGTACCCGGTAGTAATTTCAACATGGAATCATGGTATGCCGGCTAACGAAGCGGCCTGGCAAGTATTGTCAGCCGGCGGGCACTCTTTGGATGCTGTTGAAGCCGGAGTTCGTGTGCCTGAAGCCGATCCGAATGTAATTACTGTTGGTAAAGGTGGAATTCCGGATGCAAGCGGAAAGGTCACGCTTGATGCATGTATTATGGATGAAAAGGGACGTGCCGGAAGTGTTACTTATTTGCAGAAGATCGTTCATCCAATATCTGTAGCTCGTTTGGTAATGGAAAAAACACCGCATGTAATGTTAAGCGGTAAAGGAGCATTGAAATTTGCCCTTGATAATGGTTTTGAAAAGGAAAAGCTGTTAACCAAAGCACGTAAAAAGGAGTGGAAGAAGTGGAAAAAAGAGAATAAAGAATTCAGTAACAGGATCAATATTGAGAATGTTACCGAAGATAACCACGATACTATCGGAATGTTGGCCATTGATGATGAGGGAAGAATATCGGGAGCATGTACAACCAGTGGAATGGGATATAAAATGCCCGGCCGGGTTGGCGATTCTCCTATTATTGGCGCCGGATTATTTGTTGATGGTGAAGTAGGAGGGGCTACTGCAACAGGATCGGGTGAATTAGTGATGAAAACGCTGGGTTCGTTTTTAGTTGTTGAATTAATGCGTGGCGGTATGTCGCCCGACAGAGCTTGCGAAGAAGCTGTTCGACGAATTGCCAAAAAGATTCCTGACTATCAAAATCATCAAATTGGTTACATTGCTTTGAATACAAAAGGAGAATACGGTTCGTTTTGTATCCAACCCGGATTTAATTACGCCGTAAAAACTGTAGATAAAACAGAGTTGGTTGAAGCAGAAGCCTGGTTGAAGAAGTTGTAA
- a CDS encoding TlpA disulfide reductase family protein, whose product MKIKYPIIVAFIFVVMLITNNKVTQWKTFCFYSQLENIDDPIRKELERDEFLSDEAGAQTFVINLWATWCGPCQKEIPLLNTLVNKYENENTLFLSITDESEKTVSKWLELQKNEPDYFPLYENKRLMNYIYQLNPQPGLKKGRYPELLPTNLIIHNGKLRFFEQGFSEENIAKMDSVLNVITHL is encoded by the coding sequence ATGAAAATCAAATACCCGATCATAGTTGCTTTTATTTTTGTTGTTATGCTGATAACAAACAACAAAGTTACACAGTGGAAAACCTTTTGTTTTTACAGTCAGTTGGAAAACATTGATGATCCGATTCGAAAAGAATTGGAGCGAGATGAATTTTTAAGCGACGAAGCAGGTGCCCAAACCTTTGTAATTAATTTATGGGCAACGTGGTGTGGTCCTTGTCAGAAAGAAATTCCGTTGCTAAATACTTTGGTTAACAAGTACGAAAACGAAAACACGCTTTTTTTGTCGATAACAGATGAAAGCGAAAAGACTGTTTCGAAATGGCTGGAACTGCAAAAAAACGAACCTGACTATTTTCCGCTGTATGAAAACAAACGGCTAATGAATTACATTTATCAACTTAACCCCCAGCCCGGATTAAAAAAAGGCCGCTACCCCGAATTGCTTCCAACAAACCTAATCATTCATAACGGTAAACTACGTTTTTTTGAACAAGGATTTTCGGAAGAAAACATTGCTAAAATGGATTCTGTACTGAACGTAATTACGCACCTATAA
- a CDS encoding chloride channel protein, giving the protein MFRILRINKLIVSKLVNRLVAWRIAKIPERNFLYILSLVVGLLSGLAALLLKNLIHFVAEELTQMISVKGFSYLYLLYPFIGILLTVLFVRYLIRDDIGHGVSKILYSISKKSSKLKPHKTYSSMIASSLTIGFGGSVGSEAPIVLTGASIGSNLARIFKLRYKYITLMVGCGAAGAIAGIFNAPMAGIVFTLEVLMLDLTMAYLIPLLISAVSATVISYFFMGEGVMLRFSQVAPFHISMIWIYILVGIFTGLLGIYFTRGTMFLEKRFAAINNWFIRVVVGAISLGILIFIFPPLWGEGYTSINSVFNNQGADLLNNSMFFQWKDNPYVVLMVLAGILFFKVFAMSATTGSGGNGGIFAPTLFTGAIAGYFLVKLLNTFFHLGVAENNFALAGMAGMMAAVMHAPLTGIFLTAEITGGYGLFIPLLITSTVAYVTIMRFEPHSIYTKHLAQTGDLITHHKDKAILRSMEVKKLIENDFEILSPDASLRDLVKAISKSNRNLFPIVDENGYLKGMVKLSKVKNLIFEHELYDKVMVKDLMFMPEYYISSKDNMETVAKKFETSNRYNLAVIDDGKYLGFISRAVVFSNYRKTLEYFSHE; this is encoded by the coding sequence ATGTTTAGAATTTTGCGAATTAATAAGTTGATTGTAAGTAAATTAGTTAATCGACTTGTAGCATGGCGAATTGCAAAAATCCCGGAAAGGAATTTCTTGTACATTCTTAGTTTGGTGGTTGGATTGTTAAGTGGACTGGCAGCTCTGCTTTTAAAAAACCTGATCCATTTTGTTGCCGAAGAGTTGACCCAAATGATTTCGGTTAAAGGGTTTAGTTACTTGTACCTGTTGTATCCGTTTATTGGGATATTACTAACGGTTTTGTTTGTAAGGTATTTAATACGCGATGACATTGGGCACGGTGTATCAAAAATTCTTTATTCCATATCGAAAAAGAGCAGTAAACTCAAGCCTCACAAAACATATTCATCAATGATTGCCAGTTCGCTAACAATTGGTTTTGGCGGATCGGTAGGATCGGAGGCTCCAATTGTATTAACCGGAGCTTCAATCGGATCGAATCTTGCACGAATATTTAAACTGCGTTATAAATATATCACGTTAATGGTGGGCTGTGGTGCTGCCGGTGCAATTGCCGGAATTTTTAATGCACCAATGGCGGGTATCGTTTTCACGCTCGAGGTGCTGATGCTAGACCTAACAATGGCATATCTGATACCACTATTGATTTCTGCAGTTTCGGCAACTGTGATATCGTATTTTTTTATGGGCGAAGGTGTTATGTTACGATTTTCGCAGGTGGCACCCTTCCATATTAGTATGATATGGATTTATATTCTGGTTGGTATTTTTACCGGTCTATTGGGAATTTACTTTACCCGGGGAACGATGTTTCTTGAAAAGCGTTTTGCAGCCATAAACAATTGGTTCATTCGAGTTGTAGTTGGCGCAATTTCGCTGGGCATTCTTATATTTATATTTCCTCCGCTATGGGGTGAAGGGTATACAAGTATTAACTCGGTTTTTAATAACCAGGGAGCCGACTTGCTAAATAACTCCATGTTTTTTCAATGGAAAGATAATCCGTATGTGGTTTTAATGGTTTTGGCGGGAATACTATTTTTTAAAGTTTTTGCCATGTCGGCAACAACAGGCTCGGGAGGTAACGGAGGTATTTTTGCTCCAACACTTTTTACCGGAGCTATTGCTGGTTATTTCCTTGTAAAACTATTAAATACATTTTTTCACCTCGGCGTTGCAGAAAATAACTTTGCACTTGCCGGAATGGCCGGAATGATGGCTGCTGTTATGCATGCTCCGCTAACTGGAATATTCTTAACTGCCGAAATAACAGGTGGTTATGGCTTGTTTATACCTTTGCTTATAACTTCAACGGTGGCATATGTAACAATTATGCGATTTGAGCCACATTCAATTTATACCAAACACCTGGCACAAACCGGCGATTTAATTACACACCACAAAGACAAAGCAATTCTGCGATCGATGGAAGTGAAGAAGTTGATTGAAAATGATTTTGAAATACTATCGCCCGATGCAAGTTTACGCGATTTAGTGAAAGCAATATCAAAATCTAACCGTAACCTTTTTCCAATTGTTGACGAAAATGGCTATCTGAAAGGTATGGTGAAATTATCAAAAGTAAAGAATCTGATTTTTGAGCACGAACTGTATGATAAGGTTATGGTTAAAGACCTGATGTTTATGCCGGAATATTACATCTCCTCAAAAGATAATATGGAAACGGTGGCCAAAAAGTTCGAGACATCAAACCGTTACAACCTGGCAGTTATCGACGATGGTAAGTATTTGGGATTTATTTCGCGGGCTGTCGTTTTTTCAAATTACAGGAAAACACTGGAGTATTTTTCGCACGAATAA
- a CDS encoding RNA-binding protein → MNLFVAKLDSSITGDYLNELFSAHGEVASAKVIFDRETGNSKCFGFVEMPNEEEANAAIAALNETEIEGKQIVVKEANPPQERPRRDFNRGGGGGGYNRGGGGGYNRGGGDRRGGGGGYDRRGGGGGDRRGGGGGYDRRGGGGGDRW, encoded by the coding sequence ATGAATTTATTTGTTGCAAAGTTAGACTCATCGATTACTGGTGACTACTTAAATGAGCTGTTCTCTGCACACGGAGAAGTAGCATCTGCCAAAGTTATTTTTGACAGAGAAACGGGAAACTCGAAATGTTTTGGTTTTGTTGAAATGCCAAACGAAGAAGAAGCAAATGCAGCTATTGCTGCACTTAATGAAACTGAAATTGAAGGAAAACAAATCGTAGTTAAGGAAGCAAATCCTCCACAGGAACGTCCACGTCGTGATTTTAATCGCGGTGGCGGCGGTGGTGGCTACAACCGCGGTGGCGGTGGTGGTTACAACCGTGGCGGCGGCGACCGCAGAGGCGGTGGTGGTGGCTATGATCGTCGCGGTGGCGGCGGTGGCGACCGCAGAGGCGGCGGTGGTGGTTACGATCGTCGTGGTGGCGGCGGTGGCGACCGTTGGTAA
- a CDS encoding chloride channel protein: MTKSRQHIWVKLHRWRLKHLGERGFLTLLSIIIGVLAGMAAVILKNTVRFTEELVHRLVSNEVHNYIYFAMPVVGIFLALLLIKYVIRSEVRHGIPTVLYSISKLKGRIRRHNLYSSVLTASLTVGFGGSVGLEGPTVATGTAWGSWIANVFRLNYKNTILMLACACAGAMAAIFKAPIAAIVFAVEVIMIDLTVFSLVPLLLASSTAVVTSYLFLGRDVLYPFNVVDTFALADLPFYIVLGIVTGFVSVYFTKMYLFIASMFEKLKNHRMRLIVGGVSLGALIFLFPALYGEGYESINECLAGDLTYLFDNSLFYSLREEIWAAMLLIVAVILLKIVATSLTFGAGGVGGIFAPTLFMGVNTGMLFSLLINRLGIRDLNSNNFALIGMAGLIAGVLHAPLTGIFLIADISGGYKLFVPLMVTATFAYVVVRAFTPNSVYHIQLAKRNELLTHDKDANVLQLMQVRNLIETDFEVLSPDATLRDLTEAITRAHRDLFPVVKDDGTMVGMVKMDDVRTMIFNHELYDTVKISELMYMPEFYIDPNDNMEIVTSKFESSGRYNLAVIEDGKYIGFISRARVFTRYRKQIINVSHV, from the coding sequence ATGACGAAAAGCAGACAGCATATTTGGGTAAAACTGCACAGGTGGCGACTGAAGCATCTGGGCGAACGAGGATTTTTAACCCTGCTAAGTATAATAATTGGCGTATTGGCCGGTATGGCTGCGGTTATACTGAAAAATACAGTGCGCTTTACCGAAGAGCTTGTCCATCGTTTGGTTTCGAACGAAGTACACAACTACATTTATTTTGCCATGCCCGTTGTAGGTATTTTCCTGGCACTTCTTTTAATAAAATATGTTATCCGCTCCGAGGTGCGTCACGGGATACCCACAGTTTTGTACAGTATATCAAAACTGAAAGGAAGAATACGGAGGCATAATTTGTATTCGTCGGTATTAACAGCATCGTTAACTGTTGGATTTGGTGGATCAGTTGGGCTTGAAGGACCAACAGTGGCGACAGGAACGGCCTGGGGATCGTGGATTGCAAATGTATTTCGCTTAAATTACAAGAATACAATTTTAATGTTGGCCTGTGCGTGTGCAGGAGCCATGGCAGCAATTTTTAAAGCGCCAATTGCGGCCATAGTATTTGCTGTTGAGGTAATTATGATCGACCTTACGGTTTTTTCGCTGGTGCCGCTTTTATTAGCATCGTCAACTGCAGTGGTAACATCGTATTTATTCCTGGGGCGCGATGTACTGTATCCTTTTAACGTGGTTGATACTTTTGCATTAGCCGACCTTCCATTCTACATTGTTTTAGGAATTGTTACGGGTTTTGTATCGGTTTATTTCACCAAAATGTACTTGTTTATCGCCAGTATGTTCGAGAAACTCAAAAATCACCGAATGCGCCTGATTGTTGGAGGTGTTAGTCTTGGTGCTTTAATTTTTCTTTTTCCTGCTCTCTATGGCGAAGGATATGAATCGATAAACGAATGTTTGGCCGGCGACTTAACCTACCTTTTTGATAATAGTTTATTTTACTCGTTGCGCGAAGAAATTTGGGCAGCCATGCTGCTTATTGTAGCAGTTATATTGCTAAAAATTGTTGCCACTTCGCTCACTTTCGGTGCCGGTGGTGTTGGTGGTATTTTTGCCCCAACGCTGTTTATGGGGGTAAATACCGGTATGCTATTTTCATTATTGATTAATCGTTTGGGGATAAGAGATTTGAATTCAAATAATTTTGCATTAATTGGAATGGCCGGATTAATTGCCGGGGTTTTACATGCTCCGCTCACCGGAATATTCCTGATAGCCGATATTTCGGGAGGGTACAAGTTATTTGTACCATTAATGGTTACAGCCACATTTGCCTATGTAGTGGTACGGGCTTTTACTCCTAATTCGGTTTACCATATTCAGCTGGCTAAACGAAACGAACTGCTCACCCACGATAAAGATGCAAACGTATTGCAACTTATGCAGGTGAGAAATTTAATTGAAACTGACTTTGAAGTGTTGTCGCCCGATGCCACATTGCGCGATCTTACAGAAGCTATTACGCGTGCTCATCGCGATTTGTTCCCCGTTGTTAAAGACGATGGAACAATGGTGGGCATGGTAAAAATGGACGACGTGAGAACAATGATCTTCAACCATGAACTATACGATACTGTGAAAATAAGCGAGTTGATGTATATGCCTGAATTTTACATTGATCCGAATGATAACATGGAAATTGTTACCAGTAAATTCGAATCATCGGGACGTTATAACCTGGCTGTAATCGAGGATGGCAAATACATCGGTTTTATTTCGCGGGCACGTGTTTTTACCCGCTATCGTAAACAGATAATTAATGTTTCTCATGTTTAG
- a CDS encoding carboxypeptidase-like regulatory domain-containing protein — MNKTTCTIIIFSLFSFCSLGQTTRKTTYLDLLKTLAEKQHLKLSYSNDLPALSDSTDFIFSTNPDSCLTELQNQTSLKISKTETHLVVASKAPAYIHLQGKVVDAKSGELLPYANILIEKAGTGTISNTNGEFDFKIQGRYAGSEVKFSFMGYGIQKLKIPFADNDELLIKLTPKPYTLADVFVLPNGNEALDIVKRAVKNIKRNYDRNTHQMKAFYRNTNYRDTTATQLIEAALLIEDKGIMHPTSTTKIELKEIRKSTNYQIPMKIKHKAALKIMEKYFGGHRNTFYRTYSNYVRIYRDEWWYQPLTDYETFKYEFAGFEWLDSIKVYKIKFIYDRLQPDGKRASENKYSDNGGFIYINSEDWAILKIEKWWKIFSGHPNQNMAIKGDYVSKDEMGYQKINGKYYLKYTSGHASPNGEYFVYENPNAPNKEKVIKQRQYAETTLLITKVITNKKEMDKIRYREKLAKNENSYETNYPYNPSFWKNYNILKENPLEEKFVNEMEWEKSLDIQFEENSSNHAQN; from the coding sequence ATGAACAAAACAACCTGCACAATAATAATCTTCAGTTTATTTTCTTTTTGTAGTCTTGGCCAAACAACTCGAAAAACAACTTATCTCGATCTGCTAAAAACTTTGGCTGAAAAACAACATTTGAAACTAAGTTACAGCAACGATTTGCCAGCTCTTTCAGACAGTACCGACTTCATTTTCAGCACCAATCCTGATTCATGCTTAACTGAACTACAGAATCAAACCAGCCTAAAAATTAGCAAAACAGAAACTCATTTAGTTGTAGCCTCCAAAGCACCGGCTTATATTCATTTGCAAGGCAAAGTTGTTGATGCCAAATCAGGTGAATTACTTCCTTATGCCAATATCCTTATCGAAAAAGCAGGAACAGGAACAATAAGCAATACCAACGGCGAATTCGATTTCAAAATACAAGGTCGCTATGCCGGAAGCGAAGTGAAGTTTTCGTTTATGGGCTACGGAATTCAAAAACTGAAAATTCCTTTTGCCGATAACGATGAACTTCTTATAAAATTAACTCCAAAGCCCTACACTCTGGCCGATGTTTTTGTGCTGCCAAACGGAAACGAAGCGTTAGACATTGTTAAACGAGCGGTTAAAAACATAAAACGCAATTACGACCGCAACACGCATCAGATGAAGGCATTTTACCGAAATACAAATTACCGCGATACGACTGCAACCCAACTAATAGAAGCTGCTTTACTGATTGAAGATAAAGGGATTATGCACCCCACATCAACAACAAAAATTGAATTAAAAGAAATTCGAAAAAGTACAAACTACCAGATTCCGATGAAAATAAAACACAAAGCAGCCTTAAAAATTATGGAAAAGTATTTTGGAGGACACCGAAACACTTTTTACCGCACTTATTCAAATTATGTGAGAATTTATCGCGACGAATGGTGGTATCAACCTTTAACCGATTATGAAACTTTTAAATATGAATTTGCCGGCTTTGAATGGCTCGATTCTATTAAAGTCTATAAAATCAAATTTATCTACGATAGACTACAACCGGACGGAAAACGAGCCTCGGAAAATAAATATTCTGACAATGGCGGCTTTATCTATATTAATTCAGAGGACTGGGCTATACTAAAAATTGAAAAATGGTGGAAAATATTTTCGGGACATCCCAACCAGAATATGGCTATTAAAGGAGACTATGTTTCAAAAGATGAAATGGGATATCAGAAAATAAATGGGAAATATTACCTGAAGTACACGAGTGGCCATGCCTCTCCAAACGGAGAATATTTTGTGTATGAAAACCCGAATGCTCCCAACAAAGAAAAAGTAATTAAACAACGACAGTACGCCGAAACTACTTTGCTAATAACCAAGGTTATTACAAATAAAAAAGAAATGGATAAAATTCGTTATCGCGAAAAACTGGCAAAAAATGAAAATAGCTACGAAACCAACTATCCATATAATCCCAGTTTTTGGAAAAACTACAACATTTTAAAAGAAAATCCCCTGGAAGAAAAGTTTGTAAATGAAATGGAATGGGAAAAATCGCTGGACATTCAATTTGAAGAAAACTCATCAAACCATGCTCAAAATTAA
- a CDS encoding ABC transporter ATP-binding protein: MLKINKLTKRFGNFGAVNHLSLEVSQPGLYLFVGDNGSGKTTLFNLVAGLINTDDGEISLNNTTDADLRRKQLGISAEPFTTEPSLTILEIAEIIRQIKHVSSAEMKQLLKQWKIWSAREKPFKTLSTGMKKRLSLALSMIGDPEYLMWDEPFNGLDPLGIKLLNEIILNLTRQGKTIFLSTHLLNELNVHANTCFVMKNGNLIGTVHNEPATDFNKTILNLLKTTI, translated from the coding sequence ATGCTCAAAATTAATAAACTCACTAAACGGTTTGGCAACTTCGGGGCTGTAAACCATCTCAGTCTCGAAGTGAGTCAACCTGGCCTTTACCTTTTTGTTGGCGACAACGGTTCCGGGAAAACTACATTATTTAATCTCGTTGCGGGCCTAATCAATACTGACGATGGAGAAATTAGCCTCAATAATACTACAGATGCTGATTTACGCCGAAAACAATTAGGAATTTCTGCCGAACCATTTACTACTGAGCCTTCGCTTACTATTTTAGAAATCGCAGAAATCATACGGCAAATAAAACACGTTTCATCGGCAGAGATGAAACAGCTTTTAAAACAATGGAAAATATGGAGTGCCCGCGAAAAACCGTTTAAAACACTTTCTACCGGGATGAAAAAACGGTTAAGTCTTGCTCTGTCAATGATCGGCGATCCGGAATATTTAATGTGGGACGAACCCTTTAACGGTCTCGATCCACTGGGAATAAAACTGTTGAACGAAATTATATTGAATTTGACCAGACAGGGAAAAACCATTTTCCTATCTACGCATTTGTTGAACGAATTAAATGTGCATGCAAACACGTGTTTTGTAATGAAAAACGGGAATTTAATCGGTACAGTCCACAATGAACCGGCGACCGACTTTAACAAAACCATTCTTAACCTTCTGAAAACAACGATATGA
- a CDS encoding RNA polymerase sigma-70 factor: MKDKELLYRVKTNNKKAFDELFLFYYRDLCRFSLTFVKNADDSEDVVQKFFVRLWENRRKLEIPENVKAYLFKSVYFESMRFLRHKKTSEKYLSNYLSYFSPIDDNDTDFSGFLPHLHKAIEKLPEKCRQIFILNKLEGLTQKEISEYLEISVKTVENQVATAISKLRKELKPYLHLLPATLLYIIFH, from the coding sequence TTGAAAGACAAAGAACTTTTATACCGCGTAAAAACAAACAACAAGAAAGCTTTTGATGAGCTGTTTCTTTTCTACTACAGAGATTTGTGCCGATTTTCGCTAACTTTTGTAAAGAATGCCGATGATTCGGAAGACGTGGTGCAAAAATTTTTTGTAAGACTGTGGGAAAACCGAAGAAAACTTGAAATACCTGAGAATGTAAAAGCATATCTTTTCAAATCGGTTTATTTCGAATCAATGAGATTTTTGAGGCACAAAAAGACAAGCGAAAAATACCTCTCCAATTACCTTTCGTATTTTTCTCCAATTGATGACAACGACACAGATTTTTCAGGATTTCTCCCCCATCTGCACAAAGCCATTGAAAAGCTACCTGAAAAATGCAGGCAGATTTTTATTCTAAATAAATTGGAAGGCTTAACACAAAAAGAAATTTCGGAATATCTCGAAATTTCGGTAAAAACAGTAGAAAACCAGGTAGCTACCGCTATTTCAAAACTCAGAAAAGAACTTAAACCTTATCTGCATTTATTACCCGCAACCCTACTTTATATAATTTTTCATTAA
- a CDS encoding TIGR01777 family oxidoreductase: MNIKLTGSNGYIGQLISKKLEEKGHSVSGIERNLLYRDSENLKKELQYSDVVINLAGAPILQRWTEKNKEIIYDSRVVTTRNLVAAINGLPNSQRPKKVVSASAIGIYKSGYSHTEESHNLDEGFVGKVVKDWENSLIDLSSDVQKVIFRLGVVFGRESQTIKNMLLPFKLGLGGKIGSGEQPFPFIHEEDVVSAFVWATEQYQSNETFNLSAPENISNKEFTRSLANQLNRPAFFTIPAFALQLIYGEAASLLTQSPEVSSEKIQNAGFEFNYPNINSALKEILG, from the coding sequence ATGAATATAAAACTTACCGGAAGTAACGGGTATATCGGGCAATTAATTTCAAAAAAACTTGAAGAGAAAGGACATTCAGTTTCAGGTATCGAACGTAATTTACTGTACAGAGATTCTGAAAACCTAAAAAAAGAATTACAATACAGTGATGTGGTAATAAATCTTGCCGGAGCTCCAATCCTGCAACGTTGGACAGAAAAAAATAAAGAAATAATATACGATAGTCGTGTTGTTACCACCCGAAATCTGGTAGCAGCAATTAACGGATTGCCAAATAGCCAACGGCCAAAAAAAGTAGTATCCGCTTCGGCTATTGGCATTTATAAATCAGGCTACAGCCATACAGAAGAAAGCCACAACCTCGACGAAGGTTTTGTTGGGAAAGTGGTTAAAGACTGGGAAAATTCATTAATCGATCTTTCCTCCGATGTGCAAAAAGTAATCTTTCGTCTGGGTGTTGTTTTCGGACGGGAATCGCAGACCATAAAAAATATGTTACTTCCTTTTAAACTGGGCCTTGGCGGAAAAATCGGATCAGGAGAACAACCCTTTCCATTTATCCATGAGGAAGATGTTGTAAGTGCTTTTGTTTGGGCTACCGAGCAATATCAGTCAAACGAAACATTTAATTTATCTGCACCAGAAAATATTTCAAACAAAGAATTTACCCGCAGTCTGGCCAATCAACTTAATCGCCCGGCCTTTTTTACCATCCCTGCTTTTGCCCTACAATTAATTTATGGCGAAGCGGCTTCGCTATTAACTCAATCGCCCGAAGTTTCTTCTGAAAAAATACAAAATGCGGGATTTGAGTTCAATTATCCAAACATCAATTCTGCACTAAAAGAAATATTGGGGTAG
- a CDS encoding FecR family protein: MNKVPIQLILQSFEDTLSATDKKALDDWLGQSAENQTHYDELEKTYTASRKIAVNFDTNEIKALENVNRRIYRNKTIRVFWRAAAAVVLLLLASQFIFRAQMSRNWNEVVAEQKQIVFLPDSSKVILAENASLRFPDSFKGNTRKIILSGTAYFEITKNPEKPFHINTENTEIEVLGTKFLVNANEKDLEKVLVDEGKVAFSSGSILSRQKVILTENEIGTWNSKNHQLNEQVNTKQNSNAWLSGRLSFSNLPLSEVLTTLENHFSVKFTLADESFANIKYSGQFNTSNAENIVKTICLTLNLSYQTDGQNFVIKP, from the coding sequence ATGAATAAAGTACCGATACAATTAATACTTCAATCGTTTGAAGATACGCTTTCAGCGACAGATAAAAAGGCTCTCGATGATTGGCTCGGCCAGTCGGCAGAAAACCAAACGCACTACGATGAATTAGAGAAAACATATACCGCAAGTAGGAAAATTGCAGTTAATTTCGATACGAATGAAATAAAAGCATTAGAAAATGTCAACCGCAGAATATATAGAAACAAAACTATCCGCGTATTTTGGCGAGCAGCTGCTGCTGTCGTTCTTTTACTTCTGGCAAGCCAGTTTATTTTCCGTGCACAAATGTCGCGCAACTGGAACGAAGTAGTTGCTGAACAGAAACAAATTGTCTTTTTACCCGATAGCTCAAAAGTTATCCTGGCTGAAAATGCAAGCCTCAGATTCCCTGACTCGTTTAAGGGAAATACTCGAAAGATCATCCTGTCTGGAACTGCTTATTTCGAGATCACGAAAAATCCGGAAAAACCATTTCATATCAACACGGAAAACACTGAAATAGAAGTTTTAGGAACTAAATTTCTCGTAAACGCAAATGAAAAGGATTTGGAAAAAGTTTTGGTTGACGAAGGGAAAGTTGCCTTTAGCTCCGGCTCAATTCTGTCGAGGCAAAAAGTAATCTTAACCGAAAACGAAATAGGGACATGGAATAGTAAAAATCATCAACTAAACGAACAAGTCAATACAAAACAAAATAGCAACGCCTGGCTTTCAGGCAGACTATCTTTTTCAAACCTCCCTTTATCAGAAGTATTAACAACACTTGAAAATCATTTTAGCGTAAAATTTACACTGGCCGACGAAAGTTTTGCCAACATTAAATACTCAGGGCAGTTCAACACTTCGAATGCTGAAAACATAGTAAAAACAATATGCCTCACCCTCAATCTTTCCTACCAAACAGATGGACAAAATTTTGTAATAAAACCATGA